A single Mesomycoplasma ovipneumoniae DNA region contains:
- a CDS encoding thioredoxin family protein, with protein MPIFDIHSTDDINQKILTSKAAILVFHQPGCGACVLYEPSIDQMNDKYGVNGLVIIRVNVRENILFARDNQIHGTPTTLFYKDHKLVHRLEGYVPADVLESQLKHFELI; from the coding sequence ATGCCAATCTTTGATATTCACTCAACCGATGACATTAATCAAAAAATTTTAACAAGCAAAGCTGCAATTCTCGTATTTCACCAACCTGGATGCGGAGCCTGTGTTCTTTATGAACCTTCAATAGATCAAATGAACGATAAATACGGAGTAAATGGTCTAGTTATAATTAGAGTTAACGTGCGTGAAAATATTTTATTTGCGCGTGATAACCAAATCCATGGAACTCCAACAACATTATTTTATAAAGATCACAAACTTGTACATCGTCTTGAAGGTTATGTTCCTGCTGATGTATTAGAATCACAATTAAAACACTTTGAATTAATTTAA
- the proS gene encoding proline--tRNA ligase, translating to MKRPEKITPSSEDFAKWYVDVITQANLMSYGPIKGTLYFKPFGYAIWTNITKIVDAFFASQGVKNVYFPLLIPESFIEKEKQHIKGFAPELLTITHVGQKKLAENIYIRPTSELLFADYFKNEIAANNILPLKLNQWTQVLRWEKTTNPFLRNTEFLWQEGHTIHSDKLEAQNFTKKIAKYYKFFLENYLAIPTIFGKKTNREKFAGAVTTYTIESMMQNFRALQSATSHFLGQNFAKNFGIQFKNNKNEFETPYQTSWGISTRLIGALVMVHSDDNGLVLPPKIAPYKVDILEFFAKKHPEVKDFSKKVARILKQRKITYQVDESDEQIGFKINKSEVSGSPIRIEIGPNDVKKNQICLVRRDNRQKIYFSLDELKGKCPKILDEIQKNLFEKAKTRIVENTVFVTSYQELQTEIQKGKFVIAPFSETSAKEQQIQDETTATARCILPKNSIFNIPKSANSIFSGKKTTKFVLFAKSY from the coding sequence ATGAAACGACCTGAAAAGATAACGCCAAGTAGTGAAGATTTTGCAAAATGATATGTTGACGTTATAACTCAGGCGAATTTAATGAGTTACGGTCCAATCAAAGGAACGCTTTACTTCAAACCTTTTGGATATGCAATTTGAACTAATATAACCAAAATAGTTGATGCATTTTTTGCTTCCCAAGGTGTAAAAAATGTTTATTTCCCGCTTCTTATACCTGAAAGTTTTATAGAAAAAGAAAAACAACATATTAAGGGTTTTGCACCTGAATTATTAACGATAACTCATGTAGGCCAAAAAAAATTAGCCGAAAATATTTATATAAGACCAACTAGTGAGCTCCTTTTTGCTGATTATTTTAAAAATGAAATTGCTGCAAATAACATTTTACCGTTAAAATTAAATCAGTGAACTCAAGTTTTAAGATGAGAAAAAACTACTAATCCATTTTTAAGAAATACTGAATTTCTTTGGCAAGAAGGTCACACAATTCATTCAGATAAATTAGAGGCGCAAAATTTTACCAAAAAAATAGCTAAATATTATAAATTCTTTTTAGAAAATTATCTTGCTATACCAACAATATTTGGTAAAAAAACTAATCGTGAAAAGTTTGCCGGCGCTGTTACAACTTACACTATTGAATCAATGATGCAAAATTTCCGCGCACTTCAATCAGCCACATCACATTTTTTAGGCCAAAATTTTGCTAAAAATTTTGGAATTCAGTTTAAAAACAACAAAAACGAATTTGAAACGCCATATCAAACATCTTGAGGGATTTCAACCCGTCTAATTGGCGCTCTTGTAATGGTTCATAGTGATGATAATGGTTTAGTTTTGCCGCCAAAAATTGCCCCATATAAGGTTGATATTCTTGAATTTTTTGCAAAAAAACATCCAGAAGTAAAAGACTTTTCAAAAAAAGTAGCTAGAATTCTTAAACAAAGAAAAATTACTTATCAAGTAGATGAATCAGACGAGCAAATTGGCTTTAAAATAAATAAGTCTGAAGTTTCTGGCTCACCAATTCGAATTGAAATTGGGCCAAATGATGTAAAGAAAAATCAAATTTGCCTTGTTCGCCGTGATAACCGCCAAAAAATTTATTTTAGCCTTGATGAATTAAAAGGCAAATGCCCTAAAATTCTTGATGAAATTCAAAAAAACTTGTTTGAAAAAGCCAAAACACGCATAGTTGAAAATACAGTTTTTGTAACTTCATATCAAGAGCTTCAAACTGAAATACAAAAAGGGAAATTTGTTATTGCTCCTTTTAGTGAGACTTCAGCAAAAGAGCAACAAATTCAAGATGAAACTACCGCAACAGCTCGTTGTATTTTGCCAAAAAATTCAATATTTAATATACCAAAAAGCGCTAATTCAATATTTAGCGGTAAAAAAACTACTAAATTTGTCTTATTTGCAAAATCCTATTAA